Proteins from a genomic interval of Phlebotomus papatasi isolate M1 chromosome 3, Ppap_2.1, whole genome shotgun sequence:
- the LOC129806732 gene encoding protein BTG2-like encodes MRVEVHSAAQFLMNLLRVKQSNPLPENQLENFKGSLEDLLLIRYRSHWYPEVPTKGSGFRCIRINGKMDPIIEQAAVSVGLHPRTLKTMLPQELTMWIDPDGVSYRIGENGSICVLYEAVSEARSSPSSDLSMSSDEFSLERRPEWAHMTLIGYLDEPYPRSPRSNNNSFSSSGTGSNSPPLSPILAPPTVRYSHNQRHQHHQQMQRTTTNRSMYLNHWDGGINNYNVSRCTK; translated from the coding sequence ATGAGAGTTGAAGTGCATTCAGCTGCCCAATTCCTCATGAATCTGCTCCGGGTGAAGCAGAGTAATCCACTGCCGGAGAATCAGCTGGAGAACTTCAAGGGATCCCTTGAGGATTTACTGTTGATTCGCTACCGGAGTCATTGGTATCCGGAAGTACCGACAAAGGGTAGTGGTTTTAGGTGTATCAGGATCAATGGGAAGATGGATCCGATAATTGAGCAGGCAGCTGTATCTGTGGGACTTCATCCGCGAACCCTCAAAACAATGCTGCCGCAGGAACTGACAATGTGGATTGATCCGGATGGTGTTAGCTATCGAATTGGTGAAAATGGATCCATATGTGTCCTCTATGAGGCAGTTTCAGAGGCCAGATCGAGTCCATCGTCGGATCTGTCGATGTCAAGTGATGAATTTAGCCTCGAGAGACGACCAGAGTGGGCACATATGACACTCATTGGGTATCTCGATGAGCCCTACCCGCGTTCACCGCGCAGCAACAACAACAGCTTTAGCTCCTCAGGCACTGGGTCCAATAGCCCCCCACTGAGTCCAATCCTGGCACCGCCAACCGTCAGATACTCGCACAATCAGCGTCATCAGCATCATCAGCAGATGCAGCGAACCACAACCAATCGCTCCATGTACCTCAATCATTGGGATGGAGGAATCAATAACTACAATGTAAGTCGATGTACAAAGTAA